A genomic stretch from Candidatus Sysuiplasma jiujiangense includes:
- a CDS encoding deoxyhypusine synthase — protein MKHINAEKVVDMDIDRCSTFHDLTEQMYRSGGFTARKVGEAVRIVRKMISSHAYIFLSFPADIVSTGTRGVLLKLIRDKTVSAVITTCGTLDHDLARIWKDYYHGSFEMDDVELKKKGIHRLGNILIPEGSYGPIIEEKMQKFLEEIYSEGIRKPSTAELLDRLGEFAGSRQSLLYWSSKNSIPVFVPGITDGAVGSQLWMFWQKHRDFNVDLLKDEHMLSDIVFSAKKTGAIMIGGGISKHHTIWWNQFRGGLDYAVYLTTANEFDGSLSGAQTREAISWGKLRTDARHVTVEGDATITLPLIVAAALHGR, from the coding sequence ATGAAGCACATTAATGCCGAAAAAGTCGTCGACATGGATATTGACAGATGTTCAACCTTCCACGATCTGACGGAGCAGATGTACAGATCCGGCGGATTCACTGCCAGGAAGGTAGGGGAGGCGGTGAGGATTGTCCGGAAGATGATTTCATCGCATGCATATATTTTCCTCTCCTTTCCAGCCGACATAGTGTCTACCGGTACACGCGGTGTTCTTCTCAAGCTGATCAGGGACAAAACCGTTTCGGCTGTTATTACCACCTGCGGCACCCTTGATCACGACCTTGCAAGGATTTGGAAAGACTATTACCATGGCAGTTTCGAGATGGACGACGTGGAGCTTAAAAAGAAGGGCATCCACCGTCTCGGAAACATACTCATCCCCGAAGGATCATACGGCCCAATAATAGAAGAGAAAATGCAGAAATTCCTTGAGGAAATCTATTCAGAAGGCATCAGAAAACCTTCGACCGCCGAGCTGCTGGACAGGCTGGGCGAATTTGCAGGCAGCAGGCAGAGCCTGCTTTACTGGTCAAGCAAAAACAGTATACCTGTGTTCGTGCCCGGGATAACAGACGGCGCGGTAGGTTCGCAACTCTGGATGTTCTGGCAGAAACACAGAGACTTCAATGTGGATCTGCTGAAGGATGAGCACATGCTATCCGATATTGTATTTTCTGCAAAGAAAACAGGTGCCATCATGATAGGCGGAGGAATATCGAAGCACCATACAATCTGGTGGAATCAGTTCAGGGGCGGTCTGGATTACGCTGTTTATCTCACTACCGCGAACGAATTTGACGGCAGCCTGTCAGGCGCACAGACCAGGGAGGCGATTTCCTGGGGAAAACTCAGGACTGATGCAAGGCATGTGACTGTCGAAGGCGATGCAACCATAACACTGCCGCTGATCGTTGCGGCGGCGCTTCACGGCAGGTGA
- a CDS encoding DUF2116 family Zn-ribbon domain-containing protein has product MTERIPPHKHCKQCGKPVSMDETFCSNGCRDDYRNMLRKRKRQLYLYYVLIMIILLLALTYVSRL; this is encoded by the coding sequence GTGACGGAGCGGATTCCCCCACACAAGCACTGCAAGCAGTGCGGAAAGCCCGTTTCAATGGACGAAACATTCTGCTCGAACGGGTGCCGCGACGACTACAGGAATATGCTGCGGAAGAGGAAGAGGCAGCTCTATCTCTATTACGTCCTGATCATGATAATTCTTCTACTTGCCCTGACCTACGTGAGCAGGTTATGA